Proteins encoded in a region of the Ruegeria sp. AD91A genome:
- a CDS encoding ABC transporter ATP-binding protein: protein MIRMENVHKAFGDNHVLQGMTLEIPKGTSMVIIGGSGTGKSVALKCILGLIKPDSGMIYVDGKDASKGDRDAFLARFGMLFQGAALFDSLTVWQNVAFRLLRGSLKRPTEEAREIAIEKLRRVGLKSDVADRFPAELSGGMQKRVGLARAIAAEPEIIFFDEPTTGLDPIMSGVINDLIREIVTEMGATAMTITHDMSSVRAIADNVAMLHGGVIQWTGPVSQMDASGDPYVEQFISGSAEGPIEAVR from the coding sequence ATGATCCGGATGGAGAACGTACATAAAGCCTTTGGCGACAACCACGTGCTGCAAGGCATGACCCTTGAAATCCCCAAGGGCACCTCGATGGTCATCATCGGCGGGTCAGGCACCGGCAAATCGGTCGCCCTGAAGTGCATTCTGGGCCTGATCAAGCCCGACAGTGGCATGATCTATGTCGACGGCAAAGACGCCAGCAAGGGTGATCGCGATGCATTTCTGGCCCGGTTCGGGATGCTATTTCAGGGCGCGGCTCTGTTTGACTCGCTGACCGTCTGGCAGAACGTCGCCTTCCGCCTGCTGCGCGGCTCGCTGAAACGTCCCACCGAAGAAGCCCGCGAAATCGCCATCGAAAAACTCCGCCGCGTCGGGCTGAAATCCGACGTGGCCGACCGCTTTCCGGCGGAACTGTCAGGCGGCATGCAAAAACGCGTGGGCCTCGCCCGCGCCATCGCCGCCGAGCCCGAGATCATCTTTTTTGATGAGCCCACCACGGGGTTGGACCCGATCATGTCCGGCGTCATCAACGACCTGATCCGCGAAATCGTGACCGAGATGGGCGCCACCGCGATGACCATCACCCACGACATGAGTTCCGTCCGTGCGATTGCCGACAACGTGGCCATGCTGCACGGAGGCGTGATCCAGTGGACCGGGCCGGTCAGCCAGATGGACGCCTCGGGTGATCCGTATGTGGAGCAATTCATCAGCGGCAGTGCCGAGGGGCCGATTGAGGCG
- a CDS encoding ABC transporter permease: MNPITALGGLGRTVLSLLAAFGRVALFALDAISHILRPPFYPREFGMALLNIGWLSLPVVGLTAIFTGGALALQIYAGGARFNAEAVVPQIVAIGMVRELGPVLVGLMIAARVTSSIAAEIATMKVTEQIDALVTLSTHPMKYLTVPRVLAALITVPALVAVGDIIGIAGGYTVATQNLGFNPATYLKNTVDFLETRDIVSSLVKGAAFGLIAAIMGCYYGMNSGRGAQGVGRATKGSVEAAAVLILAANFVLTGVFFSL; encoded by the coding sequence ATGAACCCGATCACCGCGCTCGGAGGTCTGGGCCGCACAGTTCTAAGCCTGCTTGCGGCCTTTGGCCGGGTGGCTCTGTTCGCGCTTGATGCGATCTCGCATATCCTGCGCCCCCCTTTCTATCCGCGCGAATTTGGTATGGCCCTGCTGAACATCGGCTGGCTGTCCCTGCCCGTCGTCGGCCTGACGGCGATTTTCACCGGCGGTGCGCTGGCGTTGCAGATCTACGCCGGCGGTGCGCGCTTCAACGCCGAAGCCGTGGTGCCCCAGATCGTCGCCATCGGCATGGTGCGAGAGCTTGGCCCGGTTCTGGTCGGGCTGATGATCGCAGCCCGCGTGACATCCTCGATCGCGGCCGAGATCGCCACGATGAAAGTGACCGAACAGATCGACGCGCTGGTCACACTGTCCACGCATCCGATGAAATACCTCACCGTCCCGCGGGTTCTGGCCGCGCTGATTACAGTGCCTGCTTTGGTAGCAGTGGGTGACATCATCGGAATTGCCGGCGGCTACACCGTGGCCACGCAAAACCTGGGCTTCAACCCGGCGACCTATCTGAAAAACACCGTGGATTTCCTGGAAACCCGCGACATCGTCTCGTCGCTGGTCAAAGGCGCGGCCTTTGGCCTGATCGCAGCCATCATGGGCTGTTACTACGGCATGAATTCCGGCCGTGGCGCACAGGGCGTGGGCCGCGCCACCAAGGGCTCGGTCGAAGCCGCCGCCGTGCTGATTCTGGCTGCAAACTTCGTTCTTACGGGGGTTTTCTTCTCGCTATGA
- the alr gene encoding alanine racemase — protein sequence MSTARLTINLQALASNWRALDAKTGVETGAVVKADAYGLGAGPVSDTLAEEGVRKFFVAAAEEGAVVRQAVGPGPMICVFSGHMEGDTQLLLANDLTPLINSPEQFQLHQQALPNHPFGIQLDSGMNRLGLEPADWAELRPNAEALSPVVIMSHLACADEPDHPMNQQQLRTFREMTEGVTAPRSLAATGGMLLGSEFHFDFCRPGIGLYGGLPFADAKPVVTVDLPVIQVRKVAVGESVGYGNSWVARRPSRIATVAAGYADGLHRAIGGGIDTFAGNQPCPVVGRISMDLITVDVTDLPNDPERLRILNGHQTVDDLAEAAGTIGYEILTSMGNRYSRGYVE from the coding sequence ATGAGTACTGCACGTTTGACGATCAATCTTCAGGCGCTCGCCAGCAATTGGCGGGCGCTCGACGCGAAAACCGGGGTCGAAACCGGTGCCGTGGTCAAGGCCGATGCCTACGGGCTGGGTGCCGGGCCTGTCAGCGACACGCTGGCCGAAGAAGGCGTTCGCAAGTTTTTTGTGGCTGCCGCAGAAGAAGGCGCTGTTGTCCGCCAAGCGGTTGGCCCCGGCCCGATGATCTGTGTCTTTTCAGGGCATATGGAAGGCGACACCCAATTGCTGCTCGCCAACGATCTGACGCCGTTGATCAATTCGCCAGAGCAGTTCCAACTCCACCAACAAGCCCTGCCCAACCATCCGTTCGGCATTCAACTGGACAGTGGCATGAACCGGCTGGGTCTGGAGCCCGCCGACTGGGCCGAATTGCGCCCAAATGCTGAGGCGCTGTCACCTGTTGTCATCATGTCCCATCTGGCCTGCGCGGACGAGCCGGACCATCCGATGAACCAGCAGCAGCTTAGAACCTTCCGAGAGATGACCGAAGGTGTCACCGCGCCGCGTTCTCTGGCTGCGACCGGCGGCATGCTTTTGGGGTCAGAGTTCCATTTCGATTTCTGCCGCCCGGGCATTGGTCTGTACGGCGGCCTGCCCTTTGCGGATGCCAAACCCGTTGTCACGGTCGATCTGCCTGTCATTCAGGTGCGCAAGGTGGCCGTGGGCGAATCTGTTGGTTACGGCAACAGCTGGGTGGCGCGTCGACCGTCTCGTATCGCCACAGTCGCGGCGGGGTATGCAGACGGCCTGCATCGCGCCATCGGCGGCGGGATCGACACCTTCGCCGGCAACCAGCCCTGCCCGGTTGTCGGCCGCATCTCGATGGACCTGATCACGGTGGATGTCACCGACCTGCCCAACGACCCGGAACGCCTGCGTATCCTGAATGGCCATCAAACCGTCGATGATCTGGCTGAAGCTGCCGGTACAATTGGCTATGAAATCCTCACATCAATGGGCAATCGCTATTCGCGGGGCTATGTGGAATGA
- a CDS encoding GNAT family N-acetyltransferase, whose protein sequence is MDFSNGLAVDPSQIISLFADVFAASEGSEEGAVIGAFVRELINSTPPEDILVCTAHQDHELLGCAIFSRMTFSQDTRNVFILSPMAVQTGSQKTGIGQALISYGLDRLRASGVDVALTYGDPAYYCKTGFAQITEDTAQPPLKLSQPHGWLGQALDGHEMKPLKGPSRCVSALNNPSLW, encoded by the coding sequence ATGGATTTTTCTAACGGATTGGCCGTAGACCCATCACAGATCATAAGTCTTTTTGCGGATGTCTTTGCTGCTTCGGAAGGGTCGGAAGAGGGGGCGGTAATTGGTGCATTCGTGCGTGAATTGATCAACAGCACGCCTCCCGAAGATATCCTGGTGTGCACGGCGCATCAGGATCACGAGCTGCTTGGCTGTGCCATCTTTTCAAGGATGACGTTTTCGCAGGATACGCGCAATGTGTTCATCCTCTCGCCGATGGCCGTTCAAACGGGCTCGCAAAAAACAGGTATTGGACAGGCGCTGATTTCTTATGGTCTGGATCGCTTACGGGCGTCAGGTGTGGATGTGGCACTGACCTATGGCGATCCGGCCTACTATTGCAAAACAGGTTTTGCGCAGATCACGGAAGACACCGCCCAACCGCCGCTGAAACTCAGCCAACCGCATGGTTGGTTGGGTCAGGCGTTGGATGGTCACGAAATGAAGCCTTTGAAAGGCCCGTCGCGATGCGTTTCCGCACTAAATAATCCGTCGCTCTGGTAA
- a CDS encoding Hint domain-containing protein, protein MPAIISEIRYRNGPNFAPDGDFIEIRVPTGTDVTGLQVDVYNANGSVRSSTDVDTGTMTSVGGFDYYVISARINRLGAISLSDNGSVLSIVSFDAQVTATQGPANGQTSTQIGSNGTDDTASLSSKDGVNFVEDPNPSPGAPCFTSGTLILTDRGQISVQDIRSGDRVMTTGGNSEVVRLVLSRSLRQSDLLKTPELRPVCIMAGALGHGLPRRDLMVSRQHRILVRSDIAQRMFDTRDVLVSAIRLTDLPGVHVKCDATQVTYHHLVFDRHVVLFAEGAPSESLFTGPETLKSLPPEALHELLQLFPGLNRNRDMDPAFYIPSGRRQKKLVARHIRNSKAILDQAQF, encoded by the coding sequence TTGCCCGCGATTATTTCGGAAATAAGATATCGCAACGGCCCGAACTTTGCTCCGGACGGAGATTTCATTGAAATCCGTGTCCCCACCGGAACCGATGTCACCGGGTTGCAGGTTGATGTTTACAACGCCAACGGCTCGGTACGCAGTTCGACAGATGTCGACACCGGAACGATGACCAGCGTGGGCGGGTTCGATTATTACGTGATCTCCGCCCGGATTAATCGATTGGGGGCAATTTCATTGTCAGACAATGGTTCGGTTCTTAGCATTGTGTCCTTTGACGCTCAGGTGACTGCGACCCAGGGGCCAGCCAATGGCCAGACCTCGACCCAGATAGGCAGCAACGGGACTGACGATACCGCGTCCTTGTCATCGAAGGATGGGGTTAACTTTGTAGAAGACCCCAATCCCAGCCCCGGAGCCCCCTGTTTCACCTCTGGCACCCTTATCCTGACGGATCGTGGGCAAATATCCGTTCAGGACATAAGGTCAGGCGACCGGGTCATGACAACCGGTGGCAATTCGGAAGTCGTTCGTCTGGTTCTATCCCGGTCCCTTCGCCAGTCGGACCTTTTGAAAACGCCCGAACTGCGCCCGGTCTGCATCATGGCCGGGGCTTTGGGACACGGATTGCCCCGTCGAGACCTGATGGTATCGCGACAACACAGAATACTGGTCCGATCAGACATAGCGCAGCGCATGTTCGACACGCGAGACGTTTTGGTCTCGGCCATCCGGCTGACTGATTTACCGGGCGTTCATGTGAAATGTGACGCGACGCAGGTGACTTACCACCACCTTGTCTTTGACCGCCACGTGGTACTCTTTGCCGAAGGTGCGCCAAGCGAAAGCCTGTTCACCGGCCCCGAGACCCTCAAATCCCTTCCACCCGAAGCGTTGCACGAGCTCTTGCAGCTTTTTCCGGGGCTGAACCGCAATCGGGATATGGACCCTGCCTTCTATATCCCAAGTGGCAGACGTCAGAAAAAGCTGGTGGCCCGGCACATCCGGAACAGTAAGGCAATCCTGGATCAGGCCCAGTTCTAA